The Sphingorhabdus sp. Alg231-15 genome has a segment encoding these proteins:
- a CDS encoding CHASE2 domain-containing protein — protein sequence MTEAVRHTDPASSSRDVKAEARGVLQSLRRLFDQLGPIRLSSTILFLILALMMARFSWTTPLIQDAERALYDMRASVFAPQVEKEDRVVMIVYNEDTLKLTGQRSPVDRTILAQALETIDAAGAKSIGIDILFTMPQDDDALLLSTFKQLQTPTYLAYADPKYNPEIAFAEHEFLKDFLSEAEGPNLKPTSIRLNTDSDGVQRRWTPEQDGAPPFMAMALTKPNPRFSANDGTIRYLVPANADMPVFDKFPIESFADPATAEMLQSFIQDKYVLIGGDFIDRDRFETPIGAISDLEGTDGKMIGLEVHAHMLAQLLNDDMPAPIPGWILWTAALIVAICGGLSALIMGNAVKVAGILIGQFAFFLVFPFFLQNIGADTLTLPAFGWALGWLFGYASVGSAARTINSKQRAFAQGALGKYLPQSIAGEILRDPEKLSLHGEKRKIFAVFTDLEGFTKLSHAIEPEMVATLLNDYLDRLSEVALEYGGTIDKFVGDALVTFWGAPIAYADDGERAAKAAYALYQAGEDFRKNVPEGVPPIGRTRVGMHYGDAIVGNFGGEGRIQYTALGDAMNTAARLEAANKALETKVLISREAMERTGLDWCRPMGKITLRGRSTPVEVFEPVPDWEQKDREAVTAIIAAHQNGDTDYVQALSAMMKQYSEDLGLGNLLKRLEKTKNGESYALG from the coding sequence ATGACCGAGGCAGTTCGCCATACCGACCCGGCATCATCAAGCCGCGACGTCAAGGCGGAAGCCCGCGGAGTTTTGCAATCGCTGCGTCGTCTGTTCGATCAACTGGGTCCGATCCGGCTCAGTTCTACGATCTTGTTCCTGATCCTCGCCCTGATGATGGCGCGGTTCAGCTGGACGACTCCATTGATCCAGGATGCCGAGCGCGCGCTATACGACATGCGCGCTTCGGTCTTTGCACCCCAGGTTGAGAAAGAAGACCGGGTCGTGATGATCGTATACAACGAAGATACGTTGAAGCTGACCGGCCAGCGCTCGCCGGTTGATCGAACAATTCTGGCACAGGCACTGGAAACTATCGATGCGGCCGGTGCAAAGTCGATTGGCATCGATATTCTGTTCACCATGCCGCAAGACGATGACGCACTGTTGCTTTCAACCTTCAAGCAGCTGCAGACGCCGACTTACCTGGCCTATGCGGACCCCAAATATAATCCCGAAATCGCTTTCGCCGAACATGAATTTCTCAAAGATTTTCTCAGCGAAGCCGAAGGGCCCAATCTGAAACCAACCAGCATCCGGCTGAATACCGACAGCGATGGTGTTCAGCGCCGCTGGACACCGGAACAAGATGGCGCACCGCCGTTTATGGCAATGGCACTGACCAAACCCAATCCCAGATTTTCGGCCAATGATGGAACCATCCGTTACCTGGTACCAGCCAACGCCGATATGCCTGTTTTTGACAAGTTTCCGATCGAAAGCTTTGCCGATCCGGCAACTGCGGAAATGCTACAATCGTTTATCCAGGATAAATATGTCTTGATTGGCGGCGATTTTATCGACCGCGATCGGTTTGAAACACCGATTGGGGCAATCAGTGATCTGGAAGGCACTGATGGCAAGATGATTGGTCTGGAAGTCCACGCCCATATGCTAGCGCAGCTGTTGAACGATGATATGCCGGCACCGATCCCAGGATGGATCTTGTGGACAGCGGCCCTGATTGTCGCGATATGTGGTGGGCTTTCTGCGCTCATCATGGGCAATGCGGTCAAAGTCGCTGGCATCTTGATTGGCCAGTTCGCATTTTTTCTCGTCTTCCCGTTTTTTCTACAGAATATTGGTGCTGATACACTCACATTGCCCGCGTTCGGATGGGCTCTGGGTTGGCTCTTTGGATATGCTTCGGTCGGTTCAGCAGCACGAACTATCAATTCCAAGCAGCGTGCTTTCGCTCAAGGGGCACTGGGCAAATATCTGCCCCAGTCAATCGCCGGCGAGATTTTACGCGATCCGGAAAAACTTTCGCTACACGGGGAGAAACGGAAAATTTTCGCGGTCTTCACCGACCTGGAAGGTTTTACCAAGCTGAGCCATGCAATCGAACCGGAAATGGTTGCGACGTTGCTTAATGACTATCTCGACCGACTGAGCGAAGTCGCGCTGGAATATGGCGGGACCATAGATAAATTTGTCGGCGATGCGCTGGTAACGTTCTGGGGTGCCCCTATCGCTTATGCCGATGATGGCGAACGCGCCGCCAAAGCCGCCTATGCACTTTATCAAGCGGGCGAGGACTTCCGCAAAAATGTCCCTGAAGGCGTGCCGCCCATTGGCCGCACCCGGGTCGGCATGCACTATGGCGACGCAATCGTCGGCAATTTCGGCGGTGAGGGGCGTATTCAATATACCGCATTGGGTGATGCCATGAACACTGCAGCGCGCCTGGAAGCGGCCAACAAGGCGCTGGAAACCAAAGTTCTGATAAGCCGGGAAGCGATGGAACGTACTGGCCTCGACTGGTGTCGGCCTATGGGTAAGATTACGCTGCGGGGCCGTTCAACGCCGGTGGAAGTCTTTGAACCTGTACCCGACTGGGAACAAAAAGACCGTGAAGCAGTGACCGCTATCATAGCGGCCCATCAAAATGGTGATACTGATTATGTTCAGGCACTTAGTGCCATGATGAAGCAATATAGCGAAGATCTTGGTCTTGGTAATTTGCTGAAACGACTGGAAAAAACAAAGAATGGAGAAAGCTATGCACTCGGTTGA
- a CDS encoding ShlB/FhaC/HecB family hemolysin secretion/activation protein, with amino-acid sequence MLRARAAKKLAFLVSIPAILSSHGVAWGQSSVAAPTREEIQRGLLGEAEKGQAQPLTVEGGVERSACPLANPEFADVKFTLQSVDFSGLGVVDGSILQSAYTGYIGQEVPVAVVCEIRDRAATILRGAGYLAAVQVPPQTIEGGNVKFDVLLARMTSVQVRGDAGSSEKLLKQYIDRLTNEPVFNIDVAERYLLLARDIPGLDVRLSLRPVSSAAEGKAGDVIGEFNVVRTPVYVDTNIQNFGSKQVGRFGGLLRARFNGITGLGDETTISAFSTADLSEQQVLQLGHEFRVGGEGLRFGGNFTYAWTDPELASNFDIESETLVAGIYGTYPFIRKQSHNLFGTVGFEYIDQKTEVFGIRTNEDDLSIAYARMDFNAIEPGSISGRGGYSAFEPKWGMAGSLEVRQGLGILGASEGCGPAFVRCIGQTVIPTRADGDPTAFVIRGQAKLDYRPTPLLAFTLKPRFQYSPDALFSYEEISGGNYTTGRGYDPGTIIGDSGYGLQTEVSYGSLIPDSPDGIAWQPYVYFDLMGVWNKNFPGDPQKIYSAGGGIRATIGRQASLDVMAVVPLKRGPFQTRRDSARALMTLTVQLAPWSR; translated from the coding sequence ATGTTGCGAGCGCGCGCTGCAAAGAAACTGGCATTTTTAGTATCGATTCCGGCAATTCTGTCGTCCCATGGCGTTGCCTGGGGCCAATCGTCGGTTGCTGCACCGACCAGAGAAGAAATTCAGCGCGGTCTACTGGGTGAAGCCGAAAAAGGTCAAGCACAGCCGCTGACCGTTGAAGGCGGTGTGGAGCGGTCTGCTTGTCCGCTTGCCAATCCGGAATTTGCCGATGTCAAATTCACTCTGCAATCCGTCGATTTCAGCGGTCTTGGAGTGGTCGACGGATCGATATTGCAATCGGCCTATACGGGCTATATCGGACAAGAAGTGCCGGTCGCCGTGGTTTGCGAAATCCGGGACCGGGCGGCGACAATATTGCGCGGTGCGGGCTATCTGGCCGCTGTACAGGTTCCTCCCCAGACTATTGAGGGTGGCAACGTCAAATTTGATGTTCTGCTTGCCCGTATGACATCGGTGCAGGTGCGCGGTGACGCAGGGTCATCGGAAAAATTGCTGAAGCAATATATCGACCGGCTGACCAACGAACCTGTTTTCAATATTGATGTGGCGGAACGCTATCTGTTGCTCGCGCGCGATATTCCGGGACTGGATGTGCGTCTGTCCCTGCGGCCGGTTTCATCAGCAGCTGAAGGCAAAGCGGGTGATGTCATTGGCGAATTTAACGTCGTGCGAACACCGGTCTATGTCGATACCAATATCCAGAATTTTGGATCCAAACAGGTCGGCCGCTTCGGTGGTCTTCTGCGCGCACGTTTTAATGGGATTACCGGCCTGGGTGACGAAACCACAATCAGTGCTTTCTCAACCGCCGATCTCAGCGAGCAACAGGTGCTGCAATTGGGTCACGAATTTCGTGTCGGCGGCGAAGGTCTGCGTTTTGGCGGTAACTTTACCTACGCTTGGACCGATCCCGAGCTCGCTAGCAATTTTGATATTGAATCGGAAACGCTGGTTGCAGGAATTTACGGCACCTATCCGTTCATCCGCAAACAATCGCACAATCTTTTTGGCACCGTCGGTTTCGAATATATTGATCAGAAAACCGAGGTTTTCGGCATAAGAACCAACGAGGATGACCTTAGCATCGCCTATGCCCGGATGGACTTTAACGCCATCGAACCAGGGAGCATTTCCGGCCGCGGCGGCTATTCTGCCTTTGAACCGAAATGGGGCATGGCCGGGTCGCTGGAAGTGCGCCAGGGCCTTGGCATATTGGGCGCTAGCGAAGGATGCGGACCAGCCTTTGTGCGGTGCATTGGTCAAACGGTGATTCCAACGCGGGCTGACGGTGATCCGACGGCATTTGTGATACGCGGCCAGGCAAAGCTCGATTACCGCCCTACCCCGCTGCTGGCTTTCACGTTGAAACCGCGATTCCAATATTCACCCGATGCGCTGTTTTCTTACGAAGAGATTTCTGGCGGTAACTACACAACCGGTCGCGGCTACGATCCTGGCACGATTATCGGCGACAGCGGATACGGCCTACAGACGGAAGTCAGCTACGGCTCACTTATCCCTGATTCTCCCGATGGTATTGCCTGGCAGCCCTATGTCTATTTCGATCTGATGGGTGTCTGGAACAAGAATTTTCCCGGCGATCCACAGAAAATTTATTCCGCTGGCGGCGGCATACGCGCCACGATTGGCCGGCAGGCCAGTCTGGATGTGATGGCCGTGGTGCCGCTTAAACGCGGACCTTTCCAGACCCGGCGAGACAGTGCGCGGGCATTGATGACCCTGACGGTGCAACTCGCACCATGGTCACGATAG